One window from the genome of Esox lucius isolate fEsoLuc1 chromosome 23, fEsoLuc1.pri, whole genome shotgun sequence encodes:
- the ascl1a gene encoding achaete-scute homolog 1a has protein sequence MDITAKMEINVTQQQFMAPACFFAATAQSIQLSPTSSQGSGKSASKVKRQRSSSPELLRCKRRLNFAGFGYSLPQQQPHTVARRNERERNRVKLVNNGFATLREHVPNGAANKKMSKVETLRSAVEYIRALQQLLDEHDAVSAAFQSGVLSPNNYPNEMNSMAGSPVSSYSSDEGSYDPLSPEEQELLDFTNWF, from the coding sequence ATGGACATCACAGCCAAGATGGAAATAAATGTGACCCAGCAGCAGTTCATGGCGCCAGCCTGCTTCTTTGCTGCCACAGCGCAGAGCATCCAGCTCAGCCCGACCAGCAGCCAGGGTAGCGGCAAGTCAGCATCCAAGGTGAAAAGGCAGCGCTCATCCTCGCCGGAATTGCTAAGATGCAAGAGGAGGCTCAACTTTGCTGGCTTTGGGTACAGCCTGCCGCAGCAGCAACCGCACACAGTGGCGCGGCGAAACGAGAGGGAGCGCAACAGAGTGAAACTTGTCAACAACGGCTTCGCCACTCTCCGGGAACATGTCCCCAATGGCGCGGCCAACAAGAAGATGAGCAAAGTGGAAACGTTACGGTCGGCGGTGGAGTACATTCGCGCACTGCAGCAACTATTGGATGAGCACGACGCCGTGAGTGCAGCGTTTCAGTCTGGAGTCTTGTCACCTAACAATTACCCCAATGAGATGAACTCCATGGCTGGCTCTCCAGTGTCCTCCTACTCGTCGGATGAGGGGTCCTACGACCCTCTCAGTCCGGAAGAGCAGGAACTCCTGGACTTCACCAACTGGTTTTGA
- the itfg2 gene encoding KICSTOR complex protein ITFG2 produces MRSLSYVQRVSLDFTGTLFPHAICIGDADNDSLNEIIVGDTSGKLHVYKNDDSKPYMTRTCRGMLTCVGVGDVCNKGRNFVVAVGAEGWFHLFDLSAVAAVKSDSSSQQEALFSDDQKPFFTQHIPANTKVILISDIDGDGRSELVVGYTDRVVKAFRWEEPTDSLDPSSGQLVLLKKWLLEGQVDSLSVNPGPEGLPELMVSQPGCGYAILLCTWTHQGSFEAGPGEEAPPTPGSEGPSRDVVLHLTTGRIHNKNVSTHLIGSISRGSRGEPSKCGLFALCTLDGTLKLMDSSEQLMWSVQVDHQLFALQKLDVTGDGREEVVACAWDGQTYIIDHNRMVVRFQFDENVNAFCAGQYACKDGKNSPCLVYVSFNHKIFVYWRVELERMEPTHLLRVLEERPEFKARLEQLGVDAEDTKATRELVGDILYGRAQRKSSR; encoded by the exons ATGCGGTCCTTGAGTTACGTTCAGCGTGTTAGTTTGGATTTCACTGGAACCCTTTTTCCTCATGCAATTTGTATTGGAGATGCAGACAATGACTCG CttaatgaaattattgtggGTGACACCAGTGGAAAGCTGCATGTATACAAGAACGATGACTCCAAACCTTATATGACTAGAACCTGCAGAGGCATG CTCACCTGCGTTGGTGTTGGAGATGTCTGCAATAAAGGAAGG AACTTTGTAGTTGCAGTGGGGGCAGAGGGGTGGTTTCACCTGTTTGACCTATCCGCTGTCGCTGCAGTCAAGTCAGACTCATCCAGCCAGCAGGAGGCACTGTTCTCTGACGACCAGAAGCCCTTTTTCACTCAGCACATACCTGCGAACACCAAAGTCATCCTCATAAGTGACATAG ATGGTGATGGGCGCAGTGAGCTGGTGGTGGGTTATACAGACCGTGTGGTGAAAGCGTTCCGGTGGGAGGAGCCCACTGACTCTTTAGACCCGAGCTCTGGACAGCTGGTCCTGCTGAAGAAGTGGCTTCTGGAGGGGCAG GTGGACAGCCTGTCAGTAAACCCAGGCCCTGAGGGACTTCCTGAGCTCATGGTGTCTCAGCCTGGCTGTGGCTACGCCATCTTACTGTGCACCTGGACACACCAGGGCTCCTTCGAGGCCGGACCCGGGGAGGAGGCCCCACCCACTCCTGGCAG CGAGGGACCGTCCAGAGATGTCGTTCTGCATCTCACCACCGGGCGGATTCACAACAAGAACGTCTCCACCCATCTCATCGGGAGCATCAGCCGAGGCTCCAGAGGAGAACCCTCTAAATGTGGCCTGTTTGCCCTCTGCACTCTGGATG GCACCCTCAAACTGATGGACAGCTCTGAGCAATTGATGTGGTCAGTCCAGGTGGATCATCAGCTGTTCGCTCTGCAGAAGCTGGATGTCACT GGCGACGGCAGAGAGGAGGTAGTGGCGTGTGCCTGGGATGGTCAGACCTACATAATAGACCACAACCGCATGGTGGTCCGCTTTCAGTTTGATGAGAATGTCAATGCTTTCTGTGCAG GTCAGTATGCCTGTAAGGACGGCAAGAACAGCCCCTGTCTGGTGTATGTTAGCTTCAACCACAAGATCTTTGTGTACTGGAGGGTGGAACTGGAGCGCATGGAGCCCACTCACCTCCTCCGGGTCCTGGAAGAGCGGCCGGAGTTCAAGGCCCGGCTGGAGCAACTGGGAGTGG ATGCTGAGGACACCAAGGCCACGAGAGAGCTGGTTGGGGATATACTGTATGGACGCGCGCAAAGGAAAAGCAGCAGATAA